CTGGACGACCAGGGACGCCTGCCGCGGGACACGGCCGCCTGGCTGCGCACCGCATAGCCGCCGGCCCCCGGCCGTCACCCTGCATCCGCTATCCCCGCACCCCCACCTCGAAGGGATCGGCACATGCACAGCACCACCTTCCGATCTGTCAGGCGCATGCCAATCATAGGTGCGACCGTCGCGCTCGCCGCCGGCATGCTCGTCGCCCTGACCCCCGCCGCCGCCCACGCGGCCTCGGGCGCCTCCCTCCCCTTCACCTCCGTCGAGGCCGAGTCGGCCACCACCACCGGCACGAAGATCGGCCCCGACTACACCCAGGGGACCCTCGCCTCCGAAGCCTCGGGACGCCAGGCCGTACGGCTCACCTCCGGGCAGCGGGTCGAGTTCACCGTGCCGCGCGCGGCCAACGCCGTGAACGTGTCCTACAACGTCCCGGACGGCCAGAGCGGCAGCCTCGACGTTTACGTCAACGGGGTCAAGATCAGCAAGACGCTCGCCGTCACCTCCAAGTACTCGTACGTCGACACGAGTTGGATCGCGGGCGCCAAGACGCACCACTTCTTCGACAACTCTCGGCTCCTGCTCGGCCAGAACGTGCAGCAGGGCGACAAGGTCGCGTTCGTGGCGACGGGCACCCAAGTCACCGTCGACGTCGCCGACTTCGAGCAGGTCGCCGGGGCCGCCGCGCAGCCCGCCGGTTCGGTGTCCGTGGTCTCCAAGGGTGCCGACCCCAGCGGCGCGGGCGACTCCACCCAGGCCTTCCGGGACGCCATCTCCGCAGCACAAGGGGGAGTGGTGTGGATCCCGCCGGGCGACTACCGGCTCACCTCATCGCTCAGCGGTGTGCAGAACGTGACGCTCCAGGGCGCCGGTCAGTGGTACTCGGTCGTGCACACCTCGCGCTTCATCGACCAGTCCAGCTCCTCCGGCGGCGTCCACATCAAGGACTTCGCGGTCATCGGAGAGGTCACCGAACGCGTCGACTCCAACCCGGACAACTTCGTCAACGGCTCGCTGGGACCGGGCAGTTCGGTCTCCGGCATGTGGATCCAGCACCTCAAGGTCGGCCTCTGGCTGACGGGCAACAACGACAACCTCGTCGTCGAGAACAACCGCGTCCTCGACACCACCGCCGACGGCCTCAACCTCAACGGCAACGCCCACGGCGTCATCGTCCGCAACAACTTCCTGCGCAACCAGGGCGACGACTCCCTCGCCATGTGGTCGCTCAACTCCCCGGACACCAACAGCAGTTTCGAGAACAACACCATCTCCCAGCCGAACCTCGCCAACGGCATCGCGATCTACGGCGGCACGAACATCGCCGTCCGGAACAACCTGGTCTCCGACACCAACGCCCTCGGCAGCGGCATCGCGATCTCCAACCAGAAGTTCCTCGACCCCTTCTCCCCGCTCGCCGGGACGATCACGGTCGACGGCAACACCCTCGTCCGCACCGGCGCGATCAACCCCAACTGGGGCCATCCCATGGGCGCGTTGCGCGTCGACTCCTACGACAGCGCGGTCAACGCCACCGTCAACATCACCAACACGACGATCACCAACAGCCCTTACAGTGCCTTCGAGTTCGTGTCCGGCGGCGGGCACGGCTACTCGACCGGCAACGTCACCGTGAGCGGGGCGAGCGTGCAGAACACCGGCACGGTCGTCGTCCAGGCCGAGGCGCAGGGCGCGGCCAGGTTCAGCAACGTGCAGGCCACCGGCGTCGGCGCGGCCGGTATCTACAACTGTCCCTACCCGTCAGGCTCCGGGGTCTTCAGCCTCACCGACGGCGGCGGCAACTCCGGCTGGAGCAGCACCTGGTCGGACTGCTCGACCTGGCCGCAGCCCGGTCAGGGCAACCCGCCCCCGGACCAGAACACCAACCTCGCCAAGGGCCGCCCCGCCACGGCGACCGGCTCGCAGGACGTCTACACGCCGGGCAAGGCGGTCGACGGCGACGCGAACACCTACTGGGAGTCCGCCAACAACGCCTTCCCACAGGCCTGGACGGTCGACCTCGGCTCCAACCAGGCCGTACGCAGGCTGGTGTTGAAGCTCCCGCCGTCCTCCGCGTGGGGCGCCCGCACGCAGACGCTGTCCGTGCTGGGCAGCACCGACGGCTCGGCCTACTCGACCGTCGTCGGCTCCACCGGCTACCGCTTCGACCCGGCGACCGGGAACACGGTCACCGTGGCGCTCCCGAGTGGCACGAACCTGCGCTATGTGCGGCTCAACGTCACCGCCAACACCGGCTGGCCGGCGGCCCAGTTCAGCGAAGTGGAGGCGTATCAGACTTCGTGAGCCGGTCCTGAATCGGGAGCGTCCCGCGCTTCGCCGCCTGGATCTGCTCGTAGACATGGGTCCGCAGTTCGGCGAAGCGCGGGGCGACCCGGGTGTGCAACTGGTCGCGCTCCACGGGCAGATCGACCTTCAGCTGCTCCTGCACGACGGTCGGCGACGCGGACAGCACGACCACCCGCTCGCCCAAGTACACGGCCTCGTCGATGTCGTGGGTCACGAACAGGATCGTGATCCCGCGCTCCCGCCACAACCCCCGTACCAGGTCCTCCAGATCGGCCCGGGTCTGCGCGTCGACCGCCGCGAACGGCTCGTCCATGAGCAGGACTTCGGGCTCGTACGCCAGCGCCCGTGCGATCGCGACCCGCTGCTGCATCCCGCCGGACAGCTGCCACGGATACGCCCCCGCGGCCTCCGTCAGCCCGACCGACTCCAGTGCGTCGGCCACCAGTTCACGCCGTCGGGACTTCGACAAGTTCTTCTGCTTCAAAGGGAGTTCGACGTTCTCGCCGACCCGCATCCAGGGGAAGAGGCTGCGCCCGTACTCCTGGAACACGAATGCCATCCCGGGCGGCGGACCGCTCACCTTCCGTCCACCCAGGAGGACTTCGCCCGCGGTCGGGGTGAGCAGGCCGCCCATGCACTTCAGCAGTGTGGTCTTGCCGCAGCCCGACGGGCCGACGAGACAGACGAGTTCGCCGGCGTCGACGGTGAAGGTGAGGTCCCGCACCGCCTCCACCCGGCGACCGGAACCCTCGTAGACCTTGTGCAGGCCGGATACGTCGAGTTGCGCGTGCATGGACCGCCCTTTCATGAGCCTTACGAGGAACGGCGGTTGGCGGCGCGCAGGCCGTGGTACCAGCCGAGCACCCGCCGCTCGACCACCTGGAAGACGACGGAGAGCAGGAACCCCAGGATCCCGAGGACGAGGATGCCCGTCCACATGTCCGGTATGGCGAAGCTGCGTTGGAACTGGACGATGGTGAAACCCAGCCCGTCGGTGGCCGCGAACATCTCGCTGATGACCATGAGGATGATCCCGATGGACAGCGCCTGGCGCAGCCCCGCGAAGATCTGCGGGCTCGCCGAACGCAGCACCAGCGTGCGCAGCCGGGCGACGCCCGTGACGCCGTAGGAGAGGGCTGTTTCCTTCATGACCGGGTCGACCGCGCGGACGCCCTCGACCGTGTTGAGAAGGACGGGCCAGACGCAGCCGCTCGCGATGACCACGATCTTCATCGTGTCGCCGATGCCCGCGAACAGCATGATGACCGGGACCAGCACCGGTGGCGGTACGGCCCGCAGGAACTCCAGGACCGGTTCGCACACCGCGCGCACCCGGCGGTACGAGCCGATGACCGTTCCGATCGCGACGCCGACGACGGCCGCCGTGGCGTAACCGGCCGCGAGGCGCAGGATGCTGGGCAGGACGTCCGTCTTGAGGCGGTCGCCGGTCCACACGTCGGGGAAGGTGTTGAGGATCGTGCGCAGCGGCGGCCAGTACACGTTGGTGCTGCCGTCCGACGCCAGCCACCACAGGGCGATCAGGACGGCCGGCAGCGCGACCGCGAACAGCAGCCGGATCAGGGTCCGCCTCACACCGCCACCTCCCCGCGCACCGACTGGTGCCAGGCCAGCGCCCGCCGTTCCACCGTCCGCGCGCCCACGTTGATGAGCAGCCCCAGCAGACCGGTCACCACGATCAGCGCGTACATCTCCGGCACGGCCTGCGAGGTCTGCGCGACCGCGATGGTCGCGCCCAACCCCGGTGCCCCGATGACCAGTTCGGCGGTGATGGTGAGGATCAGCGCGACCGCCGCGGCCAGTCGCACGCCCGTCATGACGTACGGCAGCGCGCTCGGCCACAGCACGTGGCGGACCCGGGCCCAGGTGCCGAGACCGTACGACCGTGCCGTCTCCTCGGCGACCGGGTCGACGTCCTGGACGCCGTAGAGGACCTGGATCAGGATCTGCCAGAAGGAGGCGTAGACGACGAGCAACAGCACCGACTTGAGTTCGGTGCCGTACAACAGCACTGCCAGGGGGATGAGGGCGACCGACGGGATCGGGCGGAGGAACTCGATCGTCGAGGCCGTGGCCTCGCGGAGGTGGGGGACCACGGAGAGCAGGACGCCGACGACGATGCCCGCGCCGACGGCGATCGCGAGGCCCAGGGCCCAGCCGGTGAGGGTGTCGCCGAGGGCCGACCAGAAGGCGCCGTCCTTGAGCTCGTCCCAGAACGCGGAGGCGATCCTGCTCGTCGGCGGGAAGTAGGCCTCCTTGACGATGCCGACACGCGGCACGACCTCGCCGAGGGCGAGGAAGGCCGCGAGTCCGGCCGCACCGAGTGCGGTGTTCAGTCCCCTCACGGAAGCAGCGTGTTCAGGTCGGGGGTCTTCTTGAAGAGGCCGTCGGTCTCGCTCAGCTTCTCCAGCGCCTCGATCGACGAACGGTTCGCATCGGCGGGCCACTTGGGCAGGATCACCTTGGCCAGCACGCTCGCCGGGACCTTGGTGTAGGTCGCGACGATCTGCCGGACCTCGTCCGGGTGGGCGTCCGCGTAGGCCAGGGACTCGGCGGTGGCCTCCTGGAACTTCTTGACCACGTCCGGGTTCTTGGCCGCGTACGCCGTCGACGTGAAGTACATGGCGACGGTGAGGTTCGGCGCGACGTCGACCAGCGGCCAGGCGATCTGCTGGGCACCCTGGTTCAACATCGTGGTGAGCGCGGGTTCGACGGCCATCGCCGCGTCGATCTGGCCCTTGTCGAGCGCGGCCGGCATCTGGTCGAAGGCCAGCTCCACGAACTTCACCTTGTCCGGATCGCCGCCGGCCTTGCGGACGGACTCGCGTACGGCCGTCTCGTTGATGTTCTTCAGCGTGTTGACCGCGACCTTCTTGCCCTCCAGCTCCTTAGCCGACTTGAGGCTGCTCCCCTTCTTGACGACGAGGGCGCCAAAGTCCTTGCCGGACACGCCTGTTGAGGCGACGCCGTTGGCGATGGCCTTCACGGGAACGTCGTTGGACTCGGCGAGCATCAGGGAGGTCATGTTGGAGAAGCCGAACTGGAACTGGCCGCTCACCACACCCGGCACGATGGCCGCGCCGCCCTGCGCGAGGGTCATCGAGAGCTTCAGGCCGTGCTTGCTGAAGAAGCCCTCCTTCTGGCCGAGGTAGAGCGGGGCGACATCGACGATGGGGATGACCCCCACCTTGACCGTGGTGGTTCCGGTGGACGAACTGCTGTTGTCCGACGCTCCGTTGCCGGACGAACCGCAGGCCGACGCGGCGACCAGCATGGATCCGGCCGCGAGGCCGACGAGCAGACGACGCATGGCAACTCCTGTGCAGACGACGGTGTTCCGACAGGCTGTGCGCACATCGCACAGTGGTGCTCAATTGGTGTTGAGCGGGAACGTAGGGCCCCGTCGCGGCCAGGTCAATGCCTAGTGCTCACAATATTGTTGACAGTTATCGAAGTGCGCTCTTGCCGTGTCGTGAGTGCGCTCTTGCCGGATCGTCCGGCGTCGTCACAGATCCAGGACGAGCCGCTTTCCCAGGCAGCGTGAGACGCAGATGAGCATCGTCTCGCCGGCCGCCCGCTCCTCCTCGCTCAGCACCGAGTCGCGGTGGTCCGGGGTCCCTTCGAGGACATCGGTCTCGCAGGTCCCGCAGGTGCCCTCGGTGCAGGAGAACAGCACCTCGACACCGGCGGCGCGCACGGTGTCGAGCACGGACACGCCCACCGGGACGGTGACCGTTTTCCCGCTCTGCTCCAGCACCACCTCGAACTCGCTGTCGGTGCCAGTGACTTGGGCCTTGGGCGAGAACCGCTCGACATGCAGGATGCCGCCGGGGCACCGTGCCTCGACCGCGTCGAGCAGCGGCCCTGGACCGCAGCAGTAGACGAGGGTGCCGTCCGGAACGTCGTCCAGGACCGACGGCAGGTCGAGCAGCCCGACCTCGTCCTGCGGAGCGACGGTGACGCGGTCGCCGTAGCGGCTCAACTCCTGCGTGAACGCTATGGAGTTGCGGGTGCGGCCGCCGTAGAGCAGGCTCCACTCCGCGCCCGCCGCCTCTGCCGCGGCCAGCATCGGCAGGAGGGGGGTGATGCCGATGCCGCCCGCGACGAAGCGGTAGCGGGGGGCGGGCTCCAGCCGGAAGTGGTTGCGCGGGCCGCGTACCCGGACCTTGTCGCCCTGCTCCAACTGCCCGTGTACGTAAGCCGATCCGCCCCGCCCGTCGGGCTCGCGCAGTACGGCGATCCGCCAGGTCGTACGGTCGGCCGGGGCGCCGCAGAGTGAGTACTGGCGCTCCAGGTCGGGGCCGAGGACGACGTCGATGTGGGCGCCCGGTTCCCAGGTGGGGAGTTGCTCGCCGAGCGGGTGGCGCAGGGTGAGGGCGAGGACGCCGTCGGCCGCCAACT
The nucleotide sequence above comes from Streptomyces sp. N50. Encoded proteins:
- a CDS encoding discoidin domain-containing protein, with translation MHSTTFRSVRRMPIIGATVALAAGMLVALTPAAAHAASGASLPFTSVEAESATTTGTKIGPDYTQGTLASEASGRQAVRLTSGQRVEFTVPRAANAVNVSYNVPDGQSGSLDVYVNGVKISKTLAVTSKYSYVDTSWIAGAKTHHFFDNSRLLLGQNVQQGDKVAFVATGTQVTVDVADFEQVAGAAAQPAGSVSVVSKGADPSGAGDSTQAFRDAISAAQGGVVWIPPGDYRLTSSLSGVQNVTLQGAGQWYSVVHTSRFIDQSSSSGGVHIKDFAVIGEVTERVDSNPDNFVNGSLGPGSSVSGMWIQHLKVGLWLTGNNDNLVVENNRVLDTTADGLNLNGNAHGVIVRNNFLRNQGDDSLAMWSLNSPDTNSSFENNTISQPNLANGIAIYGGTNIAVRNNLVSDTNALGSGIAISNQKFLDPFSPLAGTITVDGNTLVRTGAINPNWGHPMGALRVDSYDSAVNATVNITNTTITNSPYSAFEFVSGGGHGYSTGNVTVSGASVQNTGTVVVQAEAQGAARFSNVQATGVGAAGIYNCPYPSGSGVFSLTDGGGNSGWSSTWSDCSTWPQPGQGNPPPDQNTNLAKGRPATATGSQDVYTPGKAVDGDANTYWESANNAFPQAWTVDLGSNQAVRRLVLKLPPSSAWGARTQTLSVLGSTDGSAYSTVVGSTGYRFDPATGNTVTVALPSGTNLRYVRLNVTANTGWPAAQFSEVEAYQTS
- a CDS encoding ABC transporter ATP-binding protein: MHAQLDVSGLHKVYEGSGRRVEAVRDLTFTVDAGELVCLVGPSGCGKTTLLKCMGGLLTPTAGEVLLGGRKVSGPPPGMAFVFQEYGRSLFPWMRVGENVELPLKQKNLSKSRRRELVADALESVGLTEAAGAYPWQLSGGMQQRVAIARALAYEPEVLLMDEPFAAVDAQTRADLEDLVRGLWRERGITILFVTHDIDEAVYLGERVVVLSASPTVVQEQLKVDLPVERDQLHTRVAPRFAELRTHVYEQIQAAKRGTLPIQDRLTKSDTPPLR
- a CDS encoding ABC transporter permease, which encodes MRRTLIRLLFAVALPAVLIALWWLASDGSTNVYWPPLRTILNTFPDVWTGDRLKTDVLPSILRLAAGYATAAVVGVAIGTVIGSYRRVRAVCEPVLEFLRAVPPPVLVPVIMLFAGIGDTMKIVVIASGCVWPVLLNTVEGVRAVDPVMKETALSYGVTGVARLRTLVLRSASPQIFAGLRQALSIGIILMVISEMFAATDGLGFTIVQFQRSFAIPDMWTGILVLGILGFLLSVVFQVVERRVLGWYHGLRAANRRSS
- a CDS encoding ABC transporter permease codes for the protein MRGLNTALGAAGLAAFLALGEVVPRVGIVKEAYFPPTSRIASAFWDELKDGAFWSALGDTLTGWALGLAIAVGAGIVVGVLLSVVPHLREATASTIEFLRPIPSVALIPLAVLLYGTELKSVLLLVVYASFWQILIQVLYGVQDVDPVAEETARSYGLGTWARVRHVLWPSALPYVMTGVRLAAAVALILTITAELVIGAPGLGATIAVAQTSQAVPEMYALIVVTGLLGLLINVGARTVERRALAWHQSVRGEVAV
- a CDS encoding ABC transporter substrate-binding protein, which gives rise to MRRLLVGLAAGSMLVAASACGSSGNGASDNSSSSTGTTTVKVGVIPIVDVAPLYLGQKEGFFSKHGLKLSMTLAQGGAAIVPGVVSGQFQFGFSNMTSLMLAESNDVPVKAIANGVASTGVSGKDFGALVVKKGSSLKSAKELEGKKVAVNTLKNINETAVRESVRKAGGDPDKVKFVELAFDQMPAALDKGQIDAAMAVEPALTTMLNQGAQQIAWPLVDVAPNLTVAMYFTSTAYAAKNPDVVKKFQEATAESLAYADAHPDEVRQIVATYTKVPASVLAKVILPKWPADANRSSIEALEKLSETDGLFKKTPDLNTLLP
- a CDS encoding PDR/VanB family oxidoreductase codes for the protein MTTYDTYDAELVVAGRELAADGVLALTLRHPLGEQLPTWEPGAHIDVVLGPDLERQYSLCGAPADRTTWRIAVLREPDGRGGSAYVHGQLEQGDKVRVRGPRNHFRLEPAPRYRFVAGGIGITPLLPMLAAAEAAGAEWSLLYGGRTRNSIAFTQELSRYGDRVTVAPQDEVGLLDLPSVLDDVPDGTLVYCCGPGPLLDAVEARCPGGILHVERFSPKAQVTGTDSEFEVVLEQSGKTVTVPVGVSVLDTVRAAGVEVLFSCTEGTCGTCETDVLEGTPDHRDSVLSEEERAAGETMLICVSRCLGKRLVLDL